In one Gossypium hirsutum isolate 1008001.06 chromosome D09, Gossypium_hirsutum_v2.1, whole genome shotgun sequence genomic region, the following are encoded:
- the LOC107945839 gene encoding LOW QUALITY PROTEIN: cyclin-dependent kinase D-3 (The sequence of the model RefSeq protein was modified relative to this genomic sequence to represent the inferred CDS: inserted 1 base in 1 codon), which yields MAETEPSKKVADRYLKREVLGEGTYGVVYKAIDTKTGQIVAIKKIRLGKQKEGVNFTALREIKLLKELKDPNIIELTDAFPLKGNLHLVFEFMETDLEAVIRDRNIFLSPADIKSYIQMTLKGLXFCHRKWVLHRDMKPNNLLIGPNGQLKLADFGLARIFGSPDRKFTHQVFARWYRAPELLFGSKQYGSGVDVWAAACIFAELLLRRPFLQGTSDIDQLGKIFAAFGTPTSSQWPDMLYLPDYVEYQYVPAPPLRSLFPMASDDALDLLLKMFTYDPKARISVKQALEHRYFSSAPPPTDPAKLPRPAPKKQASDFNPQEGPTVLSPPWKSRRVMPDRERFEGNSNQKEKIDERVGEVRQAVGEIAGKVEQVPMSVDFSIFGSKPMSRPTINSADRSHLKRKLDLDFQHNE from the exons atggcagAAACGGAACCGTCGAAGAAAGTGGCGGATAGGTATTTGAAACGCGAGGTTCTTGGTGAAGGTACTTATGGTGTTGTCTACAAAGCCATCGATACGAAG ACAGGACAGATTGTTGCAATTAAGAAAATTCGTCTTGGAAAGCAAAAGGAAGGGGTTAATTTTACCGCACTCAGAGAAATTAAACTTCTGAAGGAGCTTAAAGACCCCAATATAATTGAGTTAACAGATGCATTCCCACTCAAGGGTAACTTGCATCTTGTGTTTGAGTTCATGGAGACTGATCTTGAAGCTGTTATTCGAGACCGGAATATTTTTCTCTCACCAGCTGACATCAAATCATACATTCAGATGACTTTAAAAGGGC TCTTTTGCCACCGGAAATGGGTTTTACATAG GGATATGAAGCCAAATAATTTGCTGATAGGACCCAATGGTCAGCTTAAACTTGCTGACTTTGGATTAGCACGCATATTTGGGAGTCCAGATCGTAAGTTTACTCACCAG GTCTTTGCTCGATGGTATAGAGCTCCTGAATTACTTTTTGGAAGCAAGCAATATGGTTCTGGCGTGGATGTTTGGGCAGCTGCCTGTATATTTGCAGAACTTCTCCTACGGCGACCATTTCTACAG GGCACAAGTGACATTGATCAATTAGGAAAGATCTTTGCAGCTTTTGGGACCCCAACATCTTCTCAATGGCCAGATATGTTATACCTTCCTGATTATGTAGAATACCAATATGTTCCTGCACCACCTTTGCGCTCCTTGTTTCCAATGGCCAGTGATGATGCTTTAGATCTATTATTGAAAATGTTTACTTATGACCCAAAAGCTAGGATTTCAGTGAAGCAAGCATTAGAGCACAG GTATTTTTCATCTGCACCTCCACCTACCGATCCAGCTAAGCTCCCTAGGCCTGCTCCTAAAAAGCAAGCATCAGATTTTAATCCCCAGGAAGGTCCCACTGTCCTTTCTCCCCCATGGAAGTCAAGGAGAGTAATGCCAGATCGTGAGAGGTTTGAAGGTAATTCCAACCAAAAGGAGAAGATCGATGAGCGTGTTGGTGAAGTTCGACAGGCAGTTGGTGAAATTGCAGGAAAGGTTGAACAGGTACCAATGTCTGTAGATTTTTCAATCTTTGGCTCAAAACCTATGAGTAGGCCTACAATTAACAG TGCTGATAGATCTCATCTGAAGAGGAAACTTGATCTTGATTTCCAGCACAacgaataa